One part of the Treponema sp. OMZ 787 genome encodes these proteins:
- the secA gene encoding preprotein translocase subunit SecA, which produces MLDSIIKILFGSKHERDIKAMLPILHKINEKEAWALSLSEEEFKAKTNEFRERYQSGESLDSFIPEAFALAREAARRILGERPYDVQILGSLVLHSGKIVEMKTGEGKTLMSVAAAYLNSLTGKGVHIVTVNDYLAERDADWMRPVYSYLGVSVGVILSNMENDARRIEYNCDITYGTNNEFGFDYLRDNMQMRLKDKTQREFSFAIVDEIDSILIDEARTPLIISGAAEDDTQRFFEVDRLIGQLKEVEKNPETGEYPNELEGEEVIGDYTVDEKSKRVSFTDSGMLHIQDILQRQGLIKSGNLFDEENFEYIHYFTQSVRAHILFHIDVDYVVQDGQVQIVDEFTGRVLEGRRYSDGLHQAIEAKEHIKIAQRNRTLATITFQNFFRMYDKLSGMTGTADTEAVEFTKIYNLDVVVIPTNLPVARKDEHDVIYLNENDKFEALCTEISEAYKRGQPVLVGTVSIEKSELISKLLTKRGVRHEVLNAKNHEREALIIAEAGAKGSVTIATNMAGRGTDIKLGGSPEMRAKKRTGTNPNPDYYEKVLAEEYAKWQADYNEVKSLGGLYVIGTERHESRRIDNQLRGRSGRQGDPGRSKFFLSLDDDLMRLFGGENLKNVMSKVGMQAGDPIEHPWINKSIEKAQTKVENRNFDIRKHLLEYDDVLNEQRSFIYEQRNAILADENLIERIYATLEEFISEKFDEYSSSSKTEKEERARLIKDIFREKFAYTLTEEDFANIDKKNHEEEINEFVEHFTKELKEKEALAGKENLNMFIRYQYLQAIDKKWLDHLENLESLREAVYLRSYGQKNPLTEYKLEGFDIFYSMLDDIRIEIASRLVRVQISTEEEAHASRQMRSIQGNAQHNSMGSFSGAGQTALSSRSRPENAQVVRTVPKVGRNDPCPCGSGKKYKHCCGRNG; this is translated from the coding sequence ATGTTAGATTCTATAATTAAAATTCTTTTCGGCTCGAAGCATGAGCGGGATATTAAGGCCATGCTTCCGATTTTACACAAGATAAACGAAAAAGAGGCTTGGGCTCTCTCCCTCTCCGAGGAGGAGTTTAAGGCAAAAACGAATGAGTTTAGGGAACGCTATCAATCCGGCGAATCCTTAGATTCCTTTATTCCTGAAGCCTTTGCCCTTGCACGCGAAGCGGCTAGGCGTATCTTGGGGGAGCGTCCCTACGATGTTCAGATTTTAGGCTCCCTTGTTCTCCATTCAGGAAAGATTGTTGAAATGAAAACGGGTGAGGGTAAGACCCTTATGAGCGTTGCCGCCGCCTACCTAAACAGCTTGACCGGAAAGGGCGTTCACATTGTAACGGTAAACGATTACCTTGCAGAGCGCGATGCCGACTGGATGAGGCCTGTTTATTCTTATCTTGGAGTAAGTGTCGGAGTTATCCTTTCCAATATGGAAAACGATGCCCGCCGTATAGAATATAACTGCGATATAACCTATGGTACCAATAACGAGTTCGGTTTTGATTACCTACGCGACAATATGCAGATGAGGCTTAAGGATAAGACTCAAAGGGAGTTTTCTTTTGCAATCGTAGACGAAATCGACTCTATCTTGATAGACGAGGCTAGAACTCCCTTGATTATTTCCGGAGCTGCCGAAGACGACACTCAGCGGTTTTTTGAGGTTGACCGTCTTATCGGCCAATTAAAAGAGGTCGAAAAAAATCCTGAAACGGGAGAGTATCCTAATGAGCTTGAAGGCGAAGAAGTTATCGGGGACTATACGGTAGACGAAAAAAGTAAGAGGGTTTCCTTTACCGATTCCGGTATGCTCCATATTCAGGATATTCTCCAAAGACAGGGACTTATCAAAAGCGGAAACCTCTTTGATGAAGAAAACTTTGAGTACATTCACTATTTTACCCAGTCGGTGAGGGCCCATATTCTTTTCCACATAGATGTAGACTATGTTGTTCAGGACGGACAGGTACAGATAGTAGACGAGTTTACGGGCCGTGTTTTAGAGGGCCGCCGCTATTCGGACGGGCTCCATCAGGCTATCGAAGCTAAGGAGCATATTAAGATTGCTCAGAGGAATAGAACCCTTGCGACCATTACCTTCCAAAACTTTTTTAGGATGTATGACAAGCTTTCAGGCATGACCGGTACGGCCGATACTGAAGCCGTAGAGTTTACAAAGATTTATAACCTTGATGTTGTAGTTATTCCGACCAACCTTCCCGTTGCCCGAAAGGACGAACATGACGTAATCTATCTAAACGAGAACGACAAATTTGAAGCCCTTTGCACCGAAATAAGCGAGGCTTATAAGAGGGGACAGCCCGTCCTTGTAGGTACTGTTTCTATCGAAAAGTCAGAGCTTATTTCAAAACTCTTGACAAAGAGGGGTGTAAGGCACGAGGTCTTAAACGCCAAAAATCACGAGAGAGAAGCCCTCATCATTGCAGAAGCCGGAGCAAAGGGCTCTGTTACCATAGCCACCAACATGGCAGGACGAGGTACCGACATTAAGCTCGGCGGAAGTCCCGAAATGCGTGCCAAAAAACGCACGGGAACAAATCCCAATCCCGATTATTACGAAAAGGTTCTTGCAGAAGAATATGCAAAATGGCAGGCTGACTATAACGAGGTAAAATCTCTTGGAGGCCTTTATGTAATAGGTACTGAGCGTCATGAAAGCCGCCGAATCGATAACCAGCTTCGAGGCCGTTCAGGCCGTCAGGGAGACCCTGGCCGCTCAAAATTCTTTCTTTCTCTCGATGACGACCTCATGAGGCTTTTCGGAGGCGAAAATTTAAAGAATGTTATGTCCAAGGTCGGAATGCAGGCCGGAGACCCAATAGAGCATCCTTGGATAAATAAGAGTATCGAAAAGGCTCAGACAAAGGTGGAAAACCGTAACTTCGATATTCGAAAACATTTGCTGGAATATGACGACGTATTAAACGAACAGCGCTCCTTTATCTATGAGCAGCGCAATGCAATCCTTGCAGACGAAAACCTCATCGAGCGTATTTATGCCACATTAGAAGAATTTATAAGCGAAAAATTCGATGAGTATAGTTCAAGCTCAAAGACCGAAAAGGAAGAGAGAGCCCGTCTTATAAAGGACATCTTTAGGGAAAAGTTTGCCTATACCCTGACCGAAGAAGATTTTGCAAACATCGATAAAAAGAATCATGAAGAAGAGATAAACGAATTTGTCGAGCATTTTACAAAAGAACTAAAAGAAAAAGAAGCTCTTGCAGGTAAGGAAAACTTAAACATGTTTATCCGCTATCAATATTTGCAGGCTATCGATAAAAAATGGCTCGACCATCTTGAAAATTTGGAATCTTTACGCGAGGCGGTTTATCTTCGCTCCTACGGACAAAAAAATCCTTTGACAGAGTACAAGCTTGAAGGCTTCGATATTTTTTATTCCATGCTTGACGATATAAGAATCGAAATAGCCTCCCGTCTTGTCCGTGTTCAAATCAGCACGGAAGAAGAAGCCCATGCTTCACGGCAAATGCGTTCCATTCAAGGAAATGCCCAGCATAACTCGATGGGAAGTTTTTCAGGTGCAGGGCAGACAGCCCTTTCTTCCCGAAGCCGGCCTGAAAATGCTCAGGTTGTGCGTACTGTTCCCAAGGTAGGAAGAAACGATCCATGTCCTTGCGGCAGCGGAAAAAAATACAAGCACTGCTGCGGAAGAAACGGATAA
- a CDS encoding GntR family transcriptional regulator, with protein sequence MLKIIISNSSQDPIYEQVYSAIKKAILNGEIEEGASLPSIRTLAKDLQISVITTKRAYDELERDGFIDSVQGKGSFVAYQNPERLKEAGVSMIEEKIAEAIDEAKRLKITEKEFLQIVKLLFDGD encoded by the coding sequence ATCTTAAAAATAATTATATCCAATTCATCTCAAGATCCTATATACGAGCAAGTATATTCGGCAATAAAAAAGGCAATCCTAAACGGAGAAATAGAAGAAGGAGCCTCCCTACCCTCTATAAGAACCTTGGCGAAGGATTTACAAATTTCGGTCATCACAACCAAGAGAGCTTACGATGAATTGGAAAGAGACGGCTTTATAGACTCAGTTCAAGGAAAGGGATCCTTTGTAGCATACCAAAATCCTGAAAGGCTTAAAGAAGCAGGAGTAAGTATGATAGAAGAAAAAATAGCCGAGGCCATCGATGAGGCCAAGAGGCTCAAGATAACGGAAAAAGA